A section of the Rhodobacteraceae bacterium M382 genome encodes:
- a CDS encoding glycosyltransferase family 28 protein, whose protein sequence is MIFATVGTQLPFDRLLTGLDRWAQQNSHVPVFAQCGESAAKVTSIETASMLGMSEFHRRFQAASLIVAHAGMGTILTAAELGKPVILMPRLARFGEHRNNHQQDTAREMSRLSNVTVVQDQDGLHNALDLAMSGQTGGAHCAGAPQAAELAPLIEVIREFVWADASEKAVDTSQRRRSAA, encoded by the coding sequence ATGATCTTCGCCACTGTCGGAACACAGCTACCTTTTGATCGACTGCTAACTGGTCTGGACCGTTGGGCACAGCAGAACTCTCATGTGCCGGTGTTTGCCCAATGCGGGGAGAGCGCGGCCAAGGTCACGAGCATCGAAACGGCCAGCATGCTGGGCATGTCCGAATTTCACCGACGTTTTCAAGCCGCCTCTCTGATCGTTGCCCACGCCGGGATGGGTACCATCCTGACAGCGGCAGAGCTTGGCAAACCGGTGATCCTTATGCCTCGGCTCGCGCGTTTTGGCGAACATCGCAACAACCATCAGCAAGACACCGCACGCGAGATGTCGCGGTTGTCCAATGTCACGGTTGTTCAGGATCAGGACGGGCTACACAACGCCTTGGATCTCGCCATGTCAGGGCAAACAGGCGGCGCTCACTGCGCCGGGGCACCTCAAGCGGCCGAACTCGCCCCTCTGATCGAGGTCATTCGAGAATTTGTGTGGGCGGACGCCTCGGAGAAGGCGGTGGACACCTCTCAGCGAAGGAGGTCAGCGGCGTGA
- a CDS encoding glycosyltransferase — protein sequence MTEATILIPAHNEAAVIWRTLQHLSRGLPLDRFRIVVIANACTDGTVGRALSAQPQATVLETDTPGKCNALNLGYQVAAKDIPVVCLDADLDVTSESLTALVTALNGDAIQAACGQMEVQATEASAVVRAYYKGWRKNPYFDNGKFGGLFALSSQAAAQIFPLPHITADDEYIRRSIPKQNIAFVPECRFTARAPKTVRSLIAVRRRSLRGARAVTSMGLPSPETGSPGTVIKRAVRNPALALPLSVYACVNVWSRVSMSWSKTRPGAEQWERDLTTRSAG from the coding sequence GTGACCGAAGCAACCATCCTTATCCCAGCCCATAACGAGGCGGCGGTCATCTGGCGCACCTTGCAGCACCTGTCGCGTGGTTTGCCGCTGGACAGGTTTCGTATTGTCGTCATTGCAAATGCTTGTACTGACGGCACTGTGGGTCGAGCCTTGTCAGCCCAACCACAAGCGACCGTTCTTGAAACCGATACGCCGGGTAAATGCAACGCACTCAATCTTGGCTATCAAGTTGCCGCCAAGGACATACCGGTTGTCTGCCTGGACGCCGATCTGGACGTGACCTCGGAAAGCCTGACGGCACTGGTCACCGCATTGAACGGTGATGCGATCCAGGCAGCCTGCGGACAAATGGAAGTTCAGGCCACCGAAGCCTCTGCGGTCGTGCGCGCCTATTACAAAGGCTGGCGGAAGAACCCCTATTTTGACAATGGGAAATTCGGTGGTCTGTTTGCTCTTTCATCACAAGCCGCAGCACAGATATTCCCCTTGCCCCACATCACGGCCGATGACGAATACATTCGTCGCAGTATCCCCAAACAAAACATCGCTTTTGTGCCGGAATGCCGGTTTACGGCGCGCGCGCCGAAGACTGTCCGCAGCCTGATCGCCGTTCGGCGGCGCAGCCTGCGCGGTGCCCGTGCGGTGACATCCATGGGCCTGCCAAGCCCCGAGACCGGAAGCCCCGGCACAGTGATCAAGCGGGCAGTCCGGAATCCTGCATTGGCGTTGCCGCTTTCTGTCTATGCCTGCGTCAATGTCTGGTCTCGGGTATCCATGTCATGGAGCAAAACAAGACCCGGTGCAGAACAGTGGGAGCGGGATCTGACAACCCGTTCAGCGGGGTGA
- a CDS encoding sugar transferase: MTMMTVNSVCSKPKTRGWRHKRLLDLVLCAIALPALVPVLFFIGLAVVVTSRGPAFFVQTRVGLAGDTFKMLKFRSMYVDAESRRNEVGHLSDRQGICLKVKHDPRITPIGRFLRRWSLDELPQVINVLKGDMSFVGPRPGLPCEVAQYPEAAHQRHDVLPGITGLWQVSGRAEIGFDEMIELDLEYVRQISLWIDLRILFRTVRVVMGGQGAY, from the coding sequence ATGACCATGATGACCGTGAATTCTGTCTGCTCGAAACCCAAAACACGCGGTTGGCGACACAAGCGACTGTTGGACCTCGTGTTGTGCGCGATTGCCCTACCGGCCTTGGTTCCGGTTCTGTTTTTCATCGGCCTTGCGGTAGTGGTCACATCGCGAGGACCTGCGTTCTTTGTGCAAACGCGGGTGGGGCTGGCGGGCGATACCTTTAAAATGTTGAAATTCAGGTCGATGTACGTGGATGCGGAAAGCCGTCGTAACGAGGTTGGGCACCTCAGCGACCGTCAGGGCATTTGCCTAAAAGTGAAGCACGACCCTCGGATCACGCCCATTGGTCGCTTCCTGCGCCGCTGGTCTTTGGACGAACTACCGCAGGTGATCAACGTCCTCAAGGGAGACATGTCGTTTGTGGGGCCGCGGCCGGGGTTACCCTGCGAGGTGGCGCAATATCCAGAGGCGGCGCATCAGCGTCACGATGTATTGCCGGGAATTACTGGGTTGTGGCAGGTTTCGGGGCGCGCTGAGATTGGATTTGACGAAATGATCGAGCTGGATTTGGAGTATGTTCGGCAGATTTCGCTGTGGATTGACCTGCGCATCCTATTTCGAACAGTGCGTGTGGTGATGGGCGGCCAGGGCGCATACTGA
- a CDS encoding response regulator transcription factor: MRVLIADDHDLVREAIASLLMQEGFEAVETVSDLGEAIAQVEQRGAFDLVLLDYKMPGMNGLEGLARMKAANDGKPVALLSGNMSRAAVQDAINQGAAGFVPKTIASMSLSNAVKFMIAGEIFAPYNFMQEPDSAAGNLSTRETEVLRGLCDGLSNKEIARNLDLQEATIKLHVKTLCRKLEARNRTHAAMIARDQNLL; this comes from the coding sequence ATGCGGGTACTTATTGCCGATGATCACGATCTCGTTCGAGAAGCGATTGCGTCTTTGTTGATGCAGGAAGGATTCGAAGCTGTCGAAACAGTCTCGGATCTGGGTGAAGCGATTGCACAAGTCGAACAACGCGGCGCATTCGATCTGGTCCTTCTTGATTACAAAATGCCCGGCATGAATGGTCTGGAAGGGTTGGCCAGAATGAAGGCTGCCAACGACGGCAAACCTGTTGCGCTTTTGTCGGGCAACATGTCCCGTGCTGCGGTTCAGGATGCGATCAACCAGGGCGCGGCCGGTTTTGTTCCCAAAACCATCGCCTCAATGTCTCTGAGCAACGCGGTGAAATTCATGATCGCGGGGGAGATTTTTGCGCCCTACAATTTCATGCAAGAACCGGATTCCGCAGCTGGCAACCTAAGCACACGCGAAACCGAAGTGTTGCGCGGTTTATGTGATGGGCTGTCGAACAAGGAGATCGCACGCAATCTGGATTTGCAGGAGGCGACGATCAAGCTTCACGTGAAGACGTTGTGCCGGAAACTCGAGGCGCGCAACCGTACTCATGCGGCCATGATTGCGCGGGATCAGAACCTGCTTTGA
- a CDS encoding oxidoreductase: MGYLTQFTAAVALLFFSTIPAMASDTVLTVSGVSTSTETTATYEYAFSDLRGDGEVTFTTTTPWTEGEQTFTGVPLSSFVSSLGIKTGKLRATAVNDYSVEIPISDALLEGPIIAFLRNDERMSVREKGPLWIVYPYDSNAKFRTEIVYSRSIWQLDRIVVSE; the protein is encoded by the coding sequence ATGGGATATCTAACGCAATTTACAGCAGCCGTCGCGCTCCTGTTCTTTTCCACCATTCCTGCAATGGCAAGCGACACCGTTTTGACAGTGTCCGGGGTTTCAACATCCACTGAGACCACAGCCACGTATGAGTACGCATTTTCGGACCTTCGGGGTGACGGCGAGGTAACTTTTACCACGACGACACCGTGGACCGAAGGGGAACAGACATTCACGGGCGTCCCCTTGTCATCGTTTGTATCCTCGCTCGGCATCAAGACGGGTAAGTTGAGGGCGACGGCCGTCAACGACTACTCGGTCGAGATCCCGATCTCCGATGCTCTATTGGAAGGACCGATTATCGCGTTCCTGAGAAACGACGAACGCATGTCAGTGCGCGAAAAGGGACCTCTATGGATTGTATACCCCTACGATTCCAACGCCAAATTTCGCACCGAGATTGTGTATTCCCGCAGTATTTGGCAGCTTGATCGGATTGTGGTGAGCGAATAG
- a CDS encoding PAS domain S-box protein — MKNTLSTLPIRGLQGAGLFASTVAIAVIGIMIFVVAGSLRQEIDDQATATADTTQWSLAQTEVDLQRLQNAVLVASRDENTGLQNLRNRFDIFYSRVLTISDGQQFQDIRKKSDAQAALDALTDFLDSFAPVFDGDDAQLRQRLPDIEATLMDIAPKARQFSLTGMGEFAAGADAHRNSVGSLLGQIAFLTLALVTIFFVVVLFLLKLVQRSSLAENSAAESRNLIQEVISTSIDGILTIDTEGCIIDYNGAAERIFGYTRQEAIGQLMSRLVVPEHLQVAHEAGMARYRETGEHRVVGQGLLLLEAKRKDGTVFPVELSISSATVNGKTIFVSYLRDISKRFEVEQELIEARDKAIAGEKAKADLIAVMSHEMRTPLNGLVGTMELMGGTRLDASQSKYLSGMETSANLLLHHVNGVLSISRADSGLMEIENTELEPRAFLEELVESQRPAFEANGNTIRYDAKHAPLRIWVDRVKLLQIVLNLVANANKFTKNGEISVDCDQMSDGETIEFRVSDTGIGIASEYHDTIFEDFRTLDSSYGRIAEGSGLGLGIARRIVTAMGGTIGLESEEGVGSIFWIRLPVGHPMSIEADQRTDQEDVSEASQTDTDFSPLQILVVEDNEINRLVVMDMLEKIGHFPKVAVDGAEGVRMANTRAYDLILMDISMPELDGLEATGIIRSGSGPNRGTPILALTAHALPQDKDRFRSAGISETVVKPLTSDVLMRAIQTHAGSASTSNARSTHELKAVLDVLSANKGPEAARALVTEFIASMDLVLSRISNPTLTSPEHAELASLIHKCAGSAAILGCETVSQILGQLEDGVQSGSSDLSQLGQELDFEWASEKMRLDQHLAAPGKTDLT, encoded by the coding sequence TTGAAAAATACCCTTTCCACTCTTCCAATTCGCGGCCTCCAAGGCGCAGGTCTGTTTGCGTCGACCGTTGCTATTGCGGTCATTGGGATCATGATATTTGTTGTTGCGGGAAGCCTGAGACAGGAAATCGACGATCAGGCGACCGCCACTGCGGATACGACGCAATGGTCGCTTGCCCAAACCGAAGTTGACCTGCAGCGGCTTCAAAACGCCGTTTTGGTGGCATCGCGTGATGAAAACACCGGGCTACAGAACCTACGCAACCGTTTCGATATCTTTTACAGCCGGGTCCTCACAATCTCTGATGGCCAGCAATTCCAGGACATTCGCAAAAAGTCGGATGCACAGGCCGCGTTGGACGCACTGACCGATTTTTTGGACAGTTTTGCACCCGTATTTGATGGCGACGATGCGCAACTGCGCCAACGATTGCCTGACATCGAAGCGACCTTGATGGATATCGCACCAAAAGCACGGCAGTTTTCCCTGACCGGCATGGGCGAATTCGCAGCCGGTGCCGATGCACACAGAAACTCCGTTGGTTCCCTGCTGGGGCAGATCGCATTTTTGACCTTGGCGCTGGTGACGATCTTTTTTGTGGTGGTCCTTTTCCTACTCAAGCTCGTTCAACGGAGTTCATTGGCTGAGAATTCGGCCGCAGAGTCCCGCAATCTCATTCAGGAAGTCATCTCCACGTCGATCGATGGCATTCTAACCATCGACACGGAGGGGTGCATCATTGACTATAACGGGGCCGCTGAGCGGATCTTTGGCTACACCCGCCAAGAAGCCATTGGTCAGCTGATGAGCAGGCTTGTTGTTCCCGAACATTTGCAGGTTGCCCACGAAGCAGGAATGGCACGCTATCGTGAGACCGGAGAACATCGCGTAGTTGGGCAGGGTCTCTTGCTGCTGGAGGCCAAACGAAAGGACGGCACCGTTTTTCCCGTGGAATTGTCCATTTCATCAGCAACGGTAAATGGAAAAACGATTTTTGTGTCCTACCTGCGCGATATATCCAAGCGTTTTGAGGTCGAACAGGAATTGATTGAGGCACGGGACAAGGCGATAGCCGGAGAGAAAGCCAAGGCCGACCTGATCGCGGTGATGAGCCATGAAATGCGCACGCCGCTGAATGGGCTTGTCGGAACGATGGAGCTGATGGGCGGCACGCGTCTGGATGCCTCTCAAAGCAAATACCTGTCGGGAATGGAGACATCGGCCAACCTGCTATTGCACCACGTCAATGGCGTGCTGAGCATTTCACGTGCTGACTCCGGGCTTATGGAAATCGAAAATACAGAACTTGAACCCAGGGCCTTTTTGGAAGAGCTGGTCGAGAGCCAGCGCCCTGCATTTGAGGCAAATGGCAACACGATCAGATACGACGCCAAACATGCGCCCCTTCGAATTTGGGTCGATCGGGTCAAGCTTTTGCAAATTGTCCTGAACCTTGTTGCCAACGCGAACAAGTTCACAAAAAACGGAGAAATCTCAGTCGATTGTGATCAGATGTCTGACGGTGAAACCATCGAGTTCCGCGTGTCTGACACCGGCATTGGAATCGCGTCAGAGTATCACGACACCATATTCGAAGATTTTCGGACTCTGGATTCCAGCTATGGCCGGATTGCAGAAGGCAGCGGTCTTGGCCTTGGGATCGCACGGCGAATTGTCACCGCGATGGGCGGCACCATTGGGCTGGAAAGTGAAGAAGGGGTCGGCAGCATCTTTTGGATCAGATTGCCGGTTGGACACCCTATGTCCATAGAAGCGGATCAAAGAACCGATCAGGAAGATGTTTCGGAAGCTTCGCAAACAGATACCGACTTTTCTCCGCTGCAAATTCTGGTTGTAGAAGATAACGAGATAAATCGATTGGTCGTTATGGATATGCTTGAGAAAATTGGGCATTTTCCCAAAGTTGCCGTAGACGGGGCCGAGGGCGTGCGCATGGCAAACACACGCGCCTATGACCTTATCTTGATGGACATCAGTATGCCGGAGTTGGATGGATTAGAGGCAACTGGAATAATTCGCAGCGGTTCAGGGCCTAATCGCGGCACCCCCATACTCGCCTTAACGGCCCACGCGCTCCCACAAGATAAAGACCGGTTTAGGAGTGCGGGTATTTCGGAAACCGTTGTCAAACCGCTGACCTCCGACGTGTTAATGCGGGCAATCCAAACACATGCTGGTTCCGCATCCACGTCGAATGCGCGATCTACGCATGAGTTGAAAGCGGTGTTAGACGTCCTTTCGGCGAATAAGGGACCAGAGGCAGCCCGCGCACTTGTCACCGAATTTATCGCCAGTATGGATCTTGTACTTTCGAGGATTTCAAACCCGACGCTGACATCGCCAGAGCACGCTGAACTCGCGTCGCTCATACATAAATGTGCCGGCTCTGCCGCAATTCTTGGATGCGAAACAGTCTCACAAATACTTGGTCAACTGGAGGACGGCGTGCAGTCGGGATCATCTGACCTCAGCCAGCTGGGCCAGGAATTGGATTTCGAATGGGCAAGTGAAAAAATGCGGTTAGATCAACATTTGGCTGCTCCTGGAAAAACGGATTTGACCTAA
- a CDS encoding transketolase, with protein sequence MAHIQAQHLKTIEQRLLWLSHWMIHNANHIRPKADGIKVGGHQASSASMVSIMTALYFSALKPQDRVAVKPHASPVFHAIQYLMGNMDRERMENFRGFGGVQSYPSRTKDVDDVDFSTGSVGLGVAITSLASLVQDYIAAKAWGRDIIQGRMVALVGDAELDEGNIYEALQEGWKNDLRNCWWIIDYNRQSLDGIVRGGLFERVEKIFDAFGWQVVRVKHGTLQRAAFNEPGGDALRSWIDDCPNQDYSALTYQGGAVWRQRLMDDLGDQGSVTALLDKRSDDELAALMENLGGNCVETMAETFASIDHDQPVCFLAYTVKGWGTPIAGHKDNHGGLMTKAQMAGWQAQMGVPEGQEWEPFAAVKDTSALQSFLDKTPFFAKGTRRYADAKLPVPTIDFAADREISTQAAFGKILNDLGKVDSALAARIMTTSPDVTGTTGLGAWVNRRKLFSRSEQADAFIEHRIPSTAKWNFAPDGQHVELGIAEMNLFLLLGAAGLSHSLFGKRIIPIGTVYDPFVHRGLDALNYACYQDARFMIVGTPSGVTLAPEGGAHQSIGTALTGMAQDGLASFEPAFADELAVIMEWAFDYMQRDGDGDPDERTWLRDETGGSVYLRLTTAPLEQPGKRVDDSFRQGAVDGAYWLRRPGPSCDVVIAYQGAVALEAIAAAGQLSEARRDVGVLAVTSADRLNAGWTAAQRDRARGNASAQSHIETLLGDLPNSCSIVTVMDGHPATLGWLGSVAGHRAISLGVEHFGQTGSIQDLYRHYGIDRRGILTAVEGLTVGRRVPLQSVV encoded by the coding sequence ATGGCACATATTCAGGCACAACACCTTAAAACGATCGAACAGCGGCTGCTTTGGCTGTCGCACTGGATGATCCACAATGCCAACCACATCCGCCCCAAGGCAGATGGCATCAAGGTGGGGGGACATCAGGCCAGTTCTGCGTCGATGGTATCGATCATGACGGCGCTGTATTTCTCGGCTCTCAAACCCCAGGATCGTGTGGCGGTCAAGCCCCATGCAAGCCCGGTGTTCCATGCGATCCAATACCTGATGGGCAATATGGATCGCGAGCGAATGGAGAATTTCCGTGGGTTTGGCGGAGTTCAGAGCTATCCAAGCCGCACCAAGGATGTTGACGATGTGGATTTCTCCACCGGCTCTGTCGGGCTGGGCGTGGCAATCACCTCGCTCGCTTCTCTGGTGCAGGACTATATCGCAGCCAAGGCGTGGGGCAGGGATATCATCCAAGGCCGCATGGTCGCGCTTGTTGGGGATGCCGAACTTGACGAAGGCAATATCTACGAGGCCCTGCAGGAAGGGTGGAAAAATGATCTGCGCAATTGCTGGTGGATCATTGACTACAACCGTCAATCCCTTGATGGGATCGTGCGCGGCGGCCTGTTCGAGCGGGTAGAGAAGATCTTTGACGCCTTCGGCTGGCAAGTTGTGCGGGTCAAACATGGCACCTTGCAACGTGCGGCCTTTAATGAGCCTGGCGGTGATGCCTTGCGCAGTTGGATCGATGATTGCCCCAATCAGGATTATTCTGCGCTGACCTATCAAGGCGGTGCCGTTTGGCGGCAACGGCTGATGGATGATCTGGGCGATCAGGGTTCTGTGACTGCGCTTTTGGACAAACGCAGCGATGATGAGCTTGCCGCGCTGATGGAAAACCTCGGTGGCAACTGTGTTGAGACGATGGCCGAGACATTTGCCAGCATCGACCATGATCAGCCGGTTTGTTTTCTTGCCTATACCGTCAAGGGTTGGGGCACGCCGATTGCCGGACACAAAGACAACCACGGTGGTCTGATGACCAAGGCGCAGATGGCGGGATGGCAGGCCCAAATGGGCGTGCCCGAAGGTCAGGAATGGGAACCGTTTGCGGCGGTGAAAGACACATCCGCTTTGCAATCCTTTTTGGACAAGACCCCCTTCTTTGCCAAAGGAACGCGGCGATATGCGGACGCAAAACTACCGGTTCCAACGATCGACTTTGCCGCTGATCGAGAGATTTCGACCCAAGCCGCGTTCGGAAAAATCCTAAATGATTTGGGCAAAGTGGACAGTGCGCTGGCCGCCCGCATCATGACCACATCGCCGGATGTCACGGGCACAACGGGTCTGGGGGCTTGGGTGAATCGGCGCAAGCTCTTCTCACGTTCGGAACAGGCAGACGCCTTCATTGAACACCGCATCCCATCGACCGCGAAATGGAACTTTGCGCCCGACGGCCAACATGTGGAACTGGGCATCGCAGAGATGAACCTCTTTCTGTTGCTGGGGGCTGCGGGCCTGTCCCATTCTCTGTTTGGCAAGCGGATCATACCCATTGGTACCGTCTATGACCCCTTTGTTCACCGTGGCCTCGATGCGCTAAACTATGCTTGTTATCAGGATGCACGGTTCATGATCGTTGGTACGCCATCGGGCGTGACCCTGGCACCAGAGGGTGGCGCGCACCAATCCATCGGCACGGCTCTGACAGGCATGGCCCAAGATGGGTTGGCCAGTTTCGAGCCTGCGTTTGCCGATGAACTGGCGGTCATCATGGAATGGGCATTCGATTACATGCAGCGGGATGGTGACGGCGATCCCGATGAGCGCACATGGCTGCGCGATGAAACGGGCGGCTCTGTCTATCTGCGTTTGACGACCGCACCGCTTGAACAACCTGGAAAACGCGTGGATGACTCGTTTCGGCAGGGGGCAGTTGATGGGGCCTATTGGCTTCGCAGGCCGGGGCCGAGTTGCGATGTTGTTATCGCCTATCAAGGGGCTGTGGCCCTAGAGGCGATCGCAGCTGCTGGACAATTGTCTGAAGCGCGCCGTGATGTAGGTGTCCTGGCCGTGACGTCTGCGGACCGGCTGAACGCGGGTTGGACGGCGGCGCAGCGAGACCGGGCGCGTGGTAACGCGTCTGCGCAATCCCATATCGAAACCTTGCTGGGGGATTTGCCGAACTCCTGCTCGATTGTCACAGTGATGGACGGTCACCCTGCCACGCTCGGTTGGCTGGGGTCTGTTGCAGGTCACCGCGCCATCTCACTCGGCGTAGAACACTTCGGCCAGACGGGGTCGATCCAAGATCTCTATCGCCACTACGGCATCGATCGGCGGGGCATCCTGACTGCTGTGGAGGGGCTTACGGTGGGGCGGCGTGTTCCCTTGCAGTCTGTCGTCTGA
- a CDS encoding glycine cleavage system protein T, translated as MTHHIGIGPNLRKSAYFDATVRDGVRSFSVYNHMLIPGHFGDPEAEYDRLLNGVAMWDVAAQRQVQLQGPDAGKLAQYLTPRKLSKTKIGQGRYVPLCDHDGWLINDPVLLKLKEDLYWLSVADSDIHLWTAAIGRERGWDVDVSEPDVSPLAIQGPRAEDVTAKLFGPHIRDFKYFGFAQTVLDGIPLVLARSGWSKQGGFELYLQDSRHGNALWDKVKEAGREFDIGPGAPNDTERLESGLISYGADMRLQTHRANPFEMGMGALVDLTGGHDFVGKAALARITEEGVVRARIGLVIDGHPTPPGHQVPLRLNGDEVGYVSEFAFSKRLGATIGVGLMRADLVGTDQPLCVGVGSMEYSAKLSELPFV; from the coding sequence ATGACACATCACATCGGCATCGGCCCGAACCTGCGCAAATCAGCGTATTTTGACGCGACCGTGCGCGATGGCGTGCGCAGCTTTTCGGTCTACAACCACATGCTCATCCCGGGTCACTTTGGTGATCCGGAAGCGGAATATGACCGCCTGTTGAACGGCGTCGCCATGTGGGATGTCGCGGCACAACGGCAGGTGCAACTGCAGGGGCCCGATGCGGGTAAGCTGGCGCAGTATCTGACGCCACGCAAACTGAGCAAGACAAAGATCGGTCAGGGTCGCTATGTGCCGCTTTGCGACCATGATGGGTGGCTGATCAACGACCCGGTCCTGCTGAAACTGAAGGAAGATCTCTATTGGTTGTCTGTGGCAGACAGCGACATTCATCTTTGGACCGCCGCCATCGGGCGGGAGCGCGGATGGGATGTCGACGTGAGCGAGCCCGATGTTTCACCGCTCGCGATACAGGGACCACGGGCCGAGGATGTGACCGCCAAGCTTTTTGGCCCACACATCCGGGATTTCAAATATTTCGGCTTTGCCCAGACAGTGCTGGACGGCATCCCGCTGGTTCTGGCACGCTCTGGGTGGTCGAAACAGGGCGGGTTCGAGCTGTATCTGCAAGACAGCCGGCACGGTAACGCCCTTTGGGACAAGGTCAAAGAGGCGGGTCGGGAATTCGACATCGGCCCAGGAGCCCCGAATGACACCGAGCGTCTGGAAAGCGGTCTGATTTCCTATGGTGCAGATATGCGTTTGCAGACACATCGTGCCAATCCGTTCGAGATGGGGATGGGCGCGTTGGTTGATCTGACTGGCGGTCACGATTTTGTCGGCAAGGCCGCGCTGGCGCGGATTACAGAAGAAGGTGTTGTCCGCGCCCGAATAGGGCTGGTCATCGACGGCCATCCGACACCGCCGGGCCATCAAGTGCCCCTCCGGCTGAACGGGGATGAGGTCGGTTACGTCAGTGAGTTTGCCTTTTCCAAGCGGCTTGGCGCGACTATCGGCGTGGGCCTGATGCGCGCGGATCTGGTAGGCACCGACCAACCGCTCTGCGTTGGCGTGGGGTCGATGGAATACTCCGCCAAACTCTCCGAACTCCCCTTCGTCTGA
- a CDS encoding methionine gamma-lyase: protein MTQGFATRAIHLGYDPKDNEGALTPPLHLASTFAFETAEAGGEIFAGAREGYFYSRISNPTLDLLEQRIASLEGAEAGLALASGMGAITATLWTLLSPGDELIVDKTLYGCTFAFMNHGLAKFGIKVTHVDLSDPENLTKAISSKTRIVYFETPANPNMRLVDIETVARVAHASGATVIVDNTYATPYITRPIDHGADIVLHSATKYLGGHGDLVAGLVVGTAEQISEIRLVGMKDMTGAVMAPFNALLVQRGLKTLALRMERHSATAIQVANWLESHPDVGVVSYPGLPSFGQHNIAQKQMSLPGGMIAFEMKGGIEAGRALMNGLTMIQRAVSLGDAETLIQHPASMTHSTYSPEERSAHGISDGLVRLSIGLEDPEDILDDLDQALSLRRVAKAV, encoded by the coding sequence ATGACTCAAGGATTTGCAACCCGTGCCATCCACCTGGGATATGATCCAAAAGATAACGAAGGTGCGTTGACCCCCCCATTGCATCTGGCCTCGACCTTTGCGTTCGAGACCGCCGAAGCAGGCGGCGAGATTTTCGCCGGAGCGCGTGAGGGGTATTTCTACTCCCGTATTTCGAACCCTACGCTTGACCTTTTGGAACAGCGCATCGCGTCGCTTGAAGGGGCCGAAGCGGGGCTTGCCTTGGCCTCGGGCATGGGTGCGATCACGGCAACGCTTTGGACGTTGCTCAGCCCCGGTGACGAATTGATCGTCGACAAGACGCTTTACGGTTGCACGTTTGCATTCATGAACCATGGGCTGGCCAAGTTCGGGATCAAGGTTACCCATGTGGATTTGAGCGACCCGGAGAACCTTACCAAGGCCATCAGCAGCAAAACCCGGATCGTTTATTTCGAGACGCCGGCCAACCCCAACATGCGGCTGGTGGACATTGAAACTGTTGCCAGAGTCGCGCATGCCAGCGGCGCCACCGTGATCGTCGACAATACCTATGCGACGCCCTACATCACGCGCCCGATTGATCACGGCGCGGATATTGTGCTGCATTCGGCAACCAAATATCTGGGCGGGCACGGAGATCTGGTGGCGGGACTTGTCGTGGGTACAGCAGAGCAGATTTCCGAGATCCGTTTGGTTGGCATGAAGGATATGACAGGGGCCGTCATGGCACCGTTTAATGCCTTGCTGGTCCAGCGCGGTCTTAAGACGCTGGCGCTGCGGATGGAACGGCATTCGGCTACGGCAATTCAGGTTGCCAATTGGCTCGAAAGCCACCCGGATGTGGGTGTGGTCAGCTACCCGGGCCTGCCGTCATTTGGGCAACATAACATTGCTCAAAAACAGATGTCCTTGCCCGGTGGCATGATCGCTTTTGAGATGAAAGGCGGGATCGAAGCGGGGCGGGCCCTGATGAATGGTCTTACAATGATCCAGAGGGCGGTATCTTTGGGGGATGCCGAGACATTGATCCAGCATCCGGCATCAATGACACACTCGACCTACTCACCAGAAGAACGCAGCGCTCATGGAATCAGTGACGGATTGGTGCGTCTGTCCATTGGGTTGGAAGACCCCGAGGATATTCTCGACGATCTGGATCAGGCCTTGTCCTTGCGGCGCGTGGCCAAGGCAGTCTGA